One genomic window of Niveibacterium sp. SC-1 includes the following:
- a CDS encoding OsmC family protein — MAHHSARITWHRDPATGSFTRGQYSRAHTWQFDGGVSVPASSSPGVVPLPWSDERAVDPEEAFVASLSSCHMLWFLSLAADQGFTVDAYDDAAEGVMAKNAAGKLVISEVFLRPQVRFSGTPPTPDQHATLHHAAHEACFIANSVLTTIHCDATIA, encoded by the coding sequence ATGGCACATCACTCCGCACGCATCACTTGGCATCGCGACCCTGCTACAGGCAGCTTCACCCGCGGCCAGTACAGCCGCGCGCACACCTGGCAGTTCGATGGCGGGGTGAGCGTGCCGGCTTCGTCCTCGCCCGGCGTGGTGCCCCTGCCCTGGTCGGACGAGCGCGCAGTCGATCCGGAAGAAGCGTTCGTCGCCTCTCTGTCCAGCTGCCACATGCTGTGGTTCCTGTCGCTGGCGGCGGATCAGGGCTTCACCGTGGATGCCTACGACGACGCGGCCGAAGGCGTGATGGCGAAGAATGCCGCCGGCAAGCTCGTCATCAGCGAAGTCTTCCTGCGGCCGCAGGTCCGCTTTTCCGGCACGCCGCCCACACCGGACCAGCACGCGACCCTGCATCACGCAGCGCACGAGGCCTGCTTCATCGCCAACTCGGTGCTCACGACAATCCATTGCGACGCCACGATCGCCTGA
- a CDS encoding GyrI-like domain-containing protein, with protein sequence METRIEQLPAFDVVGYGVDSRMDEASRDIIPQFWQKYLGGAQRPALNALAEGGFPAVEYGVCCCFQPGSDAFRYVIGIRLPAGIKPPAGAETVQIPAGEYVVGLTDPASPDNFPMSIGQGWGELMGNWLPKSGYVTTGGPQFELYDERSDPDRAKLQIEIWIPIRKA encoded by the coding sequence ATGGAAACGCGTATCGAGCAGCTGCCTGCCTTCGATGTCGTCGGCTACGGTGTCGATTCCCGCATGGACGAGGCGAGCCGCGACATCATTCCGCAGTTCTGGCAGAAATACCTGGGCGGCGCGCAGCGGCCCGCCCTCAACGCTCTGGCCGAAGGCGGCTTCCCTGCCGTCGAGTACGGTGTCTGCTGCTGCTTCCAGCCTGGTAGCGACGCCTTCCGTTACGTGATCGGCATCCGCCTGCCGGCAGGTATAAAGCCGCCCGCTGGGGCCGAGACGGTACAGATTCCTGCGGGCGAGTACGTGGTCGGTCTCACCGACCCGGCCTCACCGGACAACTTCCCCATGTCCATCGGCCAGGGCTGGGGCGAGTTGATGGGCAACTGGCTGCCGAAGTCCGGCTATGTCACCACCGGCGGGCCGCAGTTCGAGCTCTATGACGAGCGCAGCGATCCGGACCGTGCCAAGTTGCAGATCGAGATCTGGATCCCGATCCGCAAGGCCTGA
- the gluQRS gene encoding tRNA glutamyl-Q(34) synthetase GluQRS: MRPPDTAPQSGPGARCDAGPLAAHAAARPGPYVGRFAPSPTGPLHFGSLVAALGSWLDARAAGGRWLLRMEDVDRSRERPGAAASIFDTLDKLGLAWDGEVMVQSRREAAYEAALERLRGTGRVFACACTRREVADSGLARDGSPRYPGTCREGLPPGREARAWRLRTQPGECCFVDALQGRICEDLERDVGDFVLRRADGLFAYQLAVVVDDAEQGVTHIVRGADLLDSTLRQIYLQALLGYPRPDYLHLPVATNTAGEKLSKQTLATAIDLAKPSLALAQALGFLGQEVPADAARLAPQTLLAAAVDVWDRARLPRARSLPMPSR; the protein is encoded by the coding sequence ATGAGGCCGCCTGATACCGCGCCACAATCCGGGCCCGGCGCCCGGTGTGACGCCGGTCCGCTCGCCGCCCATGCGGCCGCCCGCCCCGGCCCCTATGTGGGTCGTTTCGCGCCCTCGCCGACCGGGCCGCTGCACTTCGGCTCGCTGGTGGCGGCCCTGGGCAGCTGGCTGGATGCTCGCGCGGCGGGCGGGCGCTGGCTTCTGCGCATGGAGGACGTGGATCGCAGCCGTGAGCGACCCGGCGCCGCCGCGTCCATCTTCGACACCCTGGACAAGCTGGGCCTCGCGTGGGATGGCGAGGTGATGGTGCAAAGCCGGCGCGAAGCCGCCTACGAAGCCGCGCTGGAGCGCCTGCGTGGCACCGGCCGGGTCTTCGCCTGCGCCTGCACCCGTCGCGAGGTGGCCGACTCGGGCCTCGCCCGTGATGGCTCGCCGCGCTACCCCGGCACCTGTCGCGAGGGCCTGCCGCCAGGGCGCGAGGCGCGCGCCTGGCGGCTGCGCACCCAGCCGGGCGAATGCTGCTTCGTGGACGCCCTGCAGGGGCGCATCTGCGAAGACCTTGAACGCGATGTCGGCGACTTCGTCCTGCGTCGTGCCGACGGGCTCTTCGCCTACCAGCTCGCCGTGGTGGTGGATGACGCGGAGCAGGGCGTCACCCACATCGTGCGCGGCGCCGACCTGCTGGATTCGACCCTGCGCCAGATCTACCTGCAGGCGCTGCTCGGCTATCCGCGACCCGACTACCTGCATCTGCCGGTGGCCACGAACACGGCCGGCGAGAAGCTCTCCAAGCAGACGCTGGCCACCGCCATCGACCTGGCCAAGCCCTCGTTGGCGCTGGCGCAGGCCCTGGGCTTTCTTGGCCAGGAAGTGCCCGCCGATGCGGCCCGTCTTGCCCCGCAAACCTTGCTCGCCGCAGCCGTGGACGTGTGGGACAGGGCCCGCCTGCCGCGTGCGCGCAGCCTGCCGATGCCATCGCGTTGA
- a CDS encoding HupE/UreJ family protein, with protein sequence MKIARPLIAAVLLVSAGSALAHPGHDTGSFFAGFSHPLSGADHLLAMLAVGLYAGTQKGAARWALPCAFVASMILGALLAQTGVVFPAVEAGIAASVLVLGLLIAFAARLPLALTAPVIGLLALCHGAAHYAEKGGAGLATFAAGFVLATALLHGAGYLLARWTPQTGLARTLQRVLGGLIAGTGLVMLGS encoded by the coding sequence ATGAAAATTGCCCGTCCCCTGATCGCTGCCGTGCTGCTCGTGTCCGCCGGCAGTGCCTTGGCCCATCCGGGTCACGACACCGGCAGCTTCTTCGCCGGCTTCTCGCACCCGCTCTCCGGTGCCGACCACCTGCTCGCCATGCTGGCCGTCGGCCTCTACGCCGGCACGCAGAAGGGCGCGGCCCGCTGGGCGCTGCCCTGCGCGTTTGTCGCCAGCATGATTCTGGGTGCGCTGCTCGCGCAGACGGGCGTGGTCTTCCCGGCGGTGGAGGCCGGCATCGCCGCCTCGGTGCTGGTGCTGGGTCTGTTGATCGCCTTCGCCGCGCGTCTGCCGCTTGCCCTGACCGCACCGGTGATCGGTCTCTTAGCGCTCTGCCACGGCGCGGCCCACTACGCCGAAAAGGGGGGCGCGGGTCTCGCCACCTTTGCCGCCGGCTTCGTGCTCGCCACCGCCCTGCTGCATGGCGCGGGCTACCTGCTCGCCCGCTGGACGCCGCAGACCGGGCTCGCACGCACGCTGCAGCGCGTGCTGGGTGGGCTCATCGCGGGTACCGGCCTGGTGATGCTGGGCAGCTGA
- the ureE gene encoding urease accessory protein UreE, whose amino-acid sequence MLLIESLAERSTRATEQLVLNFDARTKSRLRTKLATGEEVGLFLPRGTLLRGGDKLQAKDGRIVEVVSAPEELMEARCADPLALARAAYHLGNRHVAVQVGSDEGGSWLRIQADHVLHTMLVGLHAEVRTLSAPFEPEAGAYAPGHHHSERGATEAKIHMMS is encoded by the coding sequence ATGCTGTTGATCGAATCCCTTGCCGAACGCAGCACCCGCGCCACCGAGCAGCTGGTGCTGAACTTCGACGCCCGCACCAAGAGCCGCCTGCGCACGAAGCTCGCGACCGGCGAAGAGGTCGGTCTCTTCCTGCCGCGCGGCACCCTGCTGCGGGGCGGCGACAAGCTGCAGGCCAAGGACGGCCGCATCGTCGAAGTAGTGTCCGCACCCGAAGAACTGATGGAAGCGCGCTGCGCCGACCCGCTCGCCCTCGCACGCGCCGCCTACCACCTGGGGAACCGCCATGTGGCGGTGCAGGTCGGCTCGGATGAGGGCGGCAGCTGGCTGCGCATCCAGGCCGACCATGTTCTGCACACCATGCTGGTCGGCCTGCACGCCGAGGTCCGCACGCTCTCCGCGCCCTTCGAGCCGGAGGCCGGCGCCTATGCGCCCGGCCACCATCACAGCGAGCGCGGCGCGACAGAAGCCAAGATCCACATGATGAGCTGA
- the ureG gene encoding urease accessory protein UreG, which translates to MSTSQALRVGIGGPVGSGKTALTLALCCALRDKYNIAVVTNDIYTAEDAQFLVRNEALAPERIIGVETGGCPHTAIREDASINLEAIDRLNRQFPGLEIIFVESGGDNLAATFSPELSDLTLYVIDVSAGDKIPRKGGPGITKSDLLVINKIDLAPLVGASLEVMDRDAKKMRGERPFVFSNLKTSQGLTEIIDFIERQGMLVTA; encoded by the coding sequence ATGAGCACCTCTCAAGCCCTGCGCGTCGGCATCGGCGGCCCGGTCGGCTCCGGCAAGACCGCGCTCACCCTGGCGCTCTGCTGCGCCCTGCGCGACAAGTACAACATCGCGGTCGTCACCAACGACATCTACACCGCCGAGGACGCACAGTTCCTGGTGCGCAACGAGGCGCTCGCGCCCGAACGCATCATCGGCGTGGAGACGGGCGGCTGCCCGCACACCGCGATCCGCGAAGACGCCTCGATCAACCTCGAGGCCATCGACCGGCTCAACCGCCAGTTTCCCGGCCTGGAGATCATCTTCGTCGAGAGCGGTGGCGACAACCTGGCGGCGACCTTCTCGCCCGAACTCTCGGACCTCACGCTCTACGTGATCGACGTCTCCGCCGGCGACAAGATCCCGCGCAAGGGCGGCCCCGGCATCACCAAGAGCGATCTCCTGGTGATCAACAAGATCGACCTCGCGCCCCTGGTGGGCGCCTCGCTGGAAGTGATGGACCGCGACGCGAAAAAGATGCGCGGCGAACGGCCCTTCGTCTTCAGCAACCTGAAAACCAGCCAGGGTCTGACGGAGATCATCGACTTCATCGAACGTCAGGGCATGCTGGTCACTGCCTGA
- a CDS encoding DUF922 domain-containing protein encodes MRYYEVRPVDGDELRVALNRASPVREGGQIFHGRTDWSAQSDYRWWQEADGRCRVTESRVNLSIVMTLPRLAADAPDAMRARFDSYLARLREHEEGHVRIARETAFAIASRIRSLPEAKSCEALEAAAENARAALMDEARQRERRYDRDTGYGASQGARLD; translated from the coding sequence TTGCGCTACTACGAGGTGCGGCCCGTCGACGGCGACGAGCTTCGCGTTGCGCTCAACCGGGCATCCCCGGTGCGCGAAGGCGGACAGATCTTCCACGGCCGCACCGACTGGTCGGCGCAATCCGACTATCGCTGGTGGCAGGAGGCCGACGGTCGCTGCCGCGTGACCGAATCGCGGGTGAATCTCTCCATCGTGATGACGCTGCCGCGGCTCGCCGCCGACGCCCCCGATGCGATGCGCGCGCGTTTCGACAGCTACCTCGCGCGGCTGCGCGAGCATGAGGAGGGGCACGTCCGTATCGCCCGCGAGACGGCCTTCGCGATCGCAAGCCGCATCCGTTCCCTGCCCGAGGCGAAAAGCTGCGAGGCGCTGGAGGCGGCAGCAGAGAATGCCCGCGCGGCGCTCATGGACGAGGCGCGGCAACGCGAGCGCCGCTACGACCGCGACACCGGATACGGCGCCAGCCAGGGCGCGCGCCTGGACTGA
- a CDS encoding urease accessory UreF family protein codes for MSTLTALTRLLHLASPALPVGAFSYSQGLEWAVECGRVKNEAEAGEWIAALMTSSLAHCELPALVAMMRAWRAGEVGEVARLDAEFFATRESMELRAETAQMGYSCARLLRELQEIPAFTRQALAGFEELSFPAAWSAAASAWALPPADAATAYLWAWLENQVMAAVKLVPLGQSAGQRLLCALSGRIPAIAEAALAIPEDQWHNFNPGLAWASAAHETQYTRLFRS; via the coding sequence ATGAGCACCCTCACCGCCCTCACCCGCCTGCTTCATCTCGCCAGTCCGGCCCTCCCGGTCGGCGCCTTCTCCTATTCGCAAGGCCTGGAATGGGCAGTGGAGTGCGGCCGGGTGAAGAACGAGGCCGAGGCGGGGGAATGGATTGCCGCCCTCATGACGAGCAGCCTCGCGCACTGCGAGCTGCCCGCACTGGTGGCGATGATGCGGGCCTGGCGGGCGGGCGAGGTCGGCGAGGTCGCCCGCCTCGATGCGGAGTTCTTCGCTACCCGCGAGAGCATGGAGCTGCGGGCCGAAACGGCGCAGATGGGTTACTCCTGCGCCCGCCTGCTGCGCGAGCTGCAGGAGATCCCCGCCTTCACCCGACAGGCGCTTGCGGGCTTCGAGGAGCTTTCCTTCCCCGCCGCCTGGTCGGCCGCCGCATCGGCTTGGGCACTCCCACCGGCGGACGCCGCGACCGCCTATCTGTGGGCCTGGCTGGAGAACCAGGTGATGGCCGCGGTCAAGCTCGTGCCGCTAGGCCAGAGCGCTGGCCAGCGCCTGCTCTGCGCGCTCTCGGGTCGCATCCCGGCGATCGCCGAAGCGGCCCTGGCGATTCCCGAAGACCAGTGGCACAACTTCAACCCGGGCCTCGCCTGGGCCAGCGCGGCCCACGAGACCCAATACACGCGGCTCTTCCGTTCATGA